The nucleotide sequence GCTGCGCGACTCGGCCGCCGCGCAACTGGAGCGCGAGGCCCTGCGCCTGGCTTCGCTGCTGGAATCGGCACGCGCCCAGTCCCGCGCCAGCGGACTGCCGCTGCGCTGGCGCTCCGTGGAGGGCGGCTTCCGCTTCGAAGGCGCCGCGCCCAACACCCTGCCCGAGCGCTGGCTGGGCGAGCAGACCCGGGTGCTGGGCGCGCCCGTGCTGCTGCTGGGGCCCGAGCCCATCATCGGCGCGCAGGAGGTGGTCCTGGTCTCGCCCGCGCTGCCCCAGCGCGCGCTGCGCGTCACCACCGACGGACTGCGCCCCTTCAGCGTGGTGGGTGAGTCCGGGCCATGAAGCGGCACAACCGCCAGCGCGGCTTCACCTTGATCGAGATCCTGGTGGCGCTGGGCATCGTGGCCATCGCCCTGGTGGCCGGGCTGCAGGCGACCACGGCGCTGACCAACAACGCGATCCGGCAGTCCGAGATGATGCTGGCCCAGATTTGCGCCGAGAACGAGCTGGTCAAGGCGCGGTTGGCGCGCCAGATGCCCGGCGTGGGCGACACCTCGCTGGTCTGCCAGCAGGGGGAAGTCCAGTTGGAGGTCACGGTCACCGTGGCACCCACGCCCAACCCCAACTTCCGGCGCGTCGATGCGCGGGTGCACCAGGGCGCGCTCACGCTGCTGCGCGTGTCCACCGTGCTGGGGCGGTTCTGATGCGGATACTTCGCCGCAGCGGCGGCTTCACCCTGGTCGAACTGCTGGTGGCGCTGTTCGCCATGGCCATCCTCGCCATCCTCAGCTGGCGCGGCCTGGACGGCATGACGCGGGCCCAGGCCCAGACCCAGGCGCGTGCCGACGAGGTATTGGCGCTGCAGGTCGGCCTGGCGCAGTGGTCCGCCGACCTCGACGCGCTGGTCCAGTTCCCGCAGACCACGGCGCTGGACTGGAACGGCCGGGTGCTGCGCCTGACCCGCCATGCCGGCCCGGGCGCCGACTCGGGCGCCCGGGTGGTGGGCTGGACGCGCCGCATCGTCAACGGCCAGGGCCGGTGGCTGCGCTGGCAGTCGCAGCCGCTGACCACGCGCGCGCAGCTCGAGCAGGCTTGGCTGACGGCCGATGCCTGGTCGCAGAACGCCGTCCTTGACGAGCTGCGTAGCGAAGTGGCGATCACGCCGCTGCTGGACTGGCAGATCTTCTATTTCCGGGGCGACGCCTGGACCAACCCGCAGTCCAGCGACGCCACCGGCGTCACCGGCGCCACGCCGCCGCCGCCCGGCACGCCCCCCCCTACTTCGTCGCCGGCGGCCGGCCGGGTCAACCCCGGCGGCCGCGTTTCCGTGCTGCCGGACGGCGTGCGGCTGGTCCTCAACCTGCCGCCGGGCCAGCCGATCAGCGGCCTGCTCACCATCGACTGGGTGCGCCCCACGGTGGGCGGAGGCAAGTCGTGACCGCCCGGCCAACCGCCCAGCGCGGCGCGGCGCTGCTGGCCGCCATGCTCACGGTGGCGCTGGTGGCGACCTTCGCCGCCGCGGCGTTGTGGCAGCAGTGGCGCAGCGTCGAGGTCGAGGCGGCGGAGCGCTCGCGCATGCAATCGTCCTGGGTGCTGACCGGCGCGCTCGACTGGGCCCGGCTGATCCTGCGCGAGGACGTGCGCAGCAACAGCAGCGGCGGTGCCGACCACCTGGCCGAGCCCTGGGCCGTGCCGCTGCAGGAGGCGCGCCTGTCCACCTTCCTGGCTGCCGACCGCAACAGCTCGGCCGAGGGCGGCGACAGCGAGAACGCCTTTCTCTCCGGCGACATCGTGGACCTGCAGTCGCAGCTCAACGTGAACAATTTGGTGGAAAGCGGCCGAATCTCCGAAACCGGCCTGCGCAGTTTCCAGCGTTTGTTCGACCTGCTCGGACTCCCCGCGGCCGAGCTCTCGCTGCTGTCGGAGAACCTGCGCCTGGCCACCGCCATCAGCGCCGAGAACGCCCCGGCCGACATGGCGCCACTGGCGCCGCAACGGGTGGACCAGCTGGTCTGGCTGGGGCTGTCGCCGCAGACGGTGGCGGTGCTGGAGCCCCATGTGACGGTGCTGCCCGCACGCACGCCCGTCAACCTCAACACCGCCAACGCCGAGGTCATCTATGCCGCGGTCGGCGGCATCAGCCTGGCCGATGCCCAGCGTCTGGTCAGCGAACGCACCCGCGCCCACTTCCGCAGCCTGGGCGATGCGTCACGTGCGCTGGGCGGGTCGCAGCAGACCGTGCTGGATGGCTCGGCCAGCGTCGCCTCGCGTTTCTTCGAGGTGCGCGGCCGGCTGCGCCTGGGCGATACGGTCGTGCAGGAGCGTTCGGTGGTCCAGCGCGACGGCCTGGACATCCGCACGCTCTCGCGCGAGCGCGGGGTGGCGGCGCCGTCGCCGGACGCGCAAGCTGCCGGGACGGGCCGCTGACGCCTTCCAGCCGGACCGTAGGGCCTCCCTACAATCCCCGCCATCCATGAGTTCCCTGTTCGTCCTGCTGCCGACAGAACCCGCGACCGCCGGCACCGAATTCGGCTTCGTGCTCACGCCCGACGGCCAGACCGTCGGCGAGCATGGCAGCGCGCCCGCCGCCCTGCTGCCGGCGCCCGCCGGCGCGGCGGCCGAGGTGGTGGCGGTGGTGCCCGCCGCCGCCCTGTCCTGGCACCAGGTCGAGCTGCCCAAGGGGCTGTCCGCCGCGTCGCCGCGCCTGCGCGCCGTCCTGGAGGGCCTGCTGGAGGAGCGCCTGCTCGACGAGCCCGAGGCCCTGCACTTCGCCTTGCAGCCGCAGCCGCCGGCGGGTGCGCCGGCCTGGGTGGCGGTGTGCGAGCGCGCCTGGCTGCGGGCGGGGGTGCAGGCCCTGGAGGCCGCCGGCCGGCCGGTCGGGCGCATCGTGCCGGAGTTCACCCCCCAGGACCCGCCGGCGGTGCATGCCATCGGCGAGCCGGAGTCGGCCCTGCTGGTCGCCGCCAGCGCGGGCGGGGTGCTGGCCCTGCCGCTGACGGCCGCGTCGCTGCCGCTGCTGCCGGCCCTGCCCGAGCACAGCGTGTGCACCGCCGAACCGGCGGTGGCCGCGCAGGCCGAGCAGCTGCTGCAGCAGCCGGTCACGCTGCAGCTGCCGGCGCAGCGCTGGCTGCTGGCCGCACAGTCGCGCTGGGACCTGGCGCAGTTCGACTTCGCCAGCTCGCTGCGCGCCCGGCGGCTGAAGAAGCTGGCCACCGGCGGCGCCGAGCTGCTGCGCGCGCCGCAGTGGCGGCCGGCCCGCTGGGGGGCCGCGCTGCTGGTGGCAGCCAACCTGGTCGGCCTGAATGCCTGGGCCTGGAAGGAACGCGCGGCGCTGGACGACAAGCGCGAGCGGGTGCGCGAGGTGCTGACCCAGACCTTTCCCCAGGTGAAGGTGGTGGTGGACGCGCCGGTGCAGATGGAACGCGAGGTCGCCGCCCTGCGCCGGGCCACCGGCGCCAGCTCGGGCCGCGACCTGGAGGCCATGCTGTCGGCCCTGGCCTCGCTGGGCGCCGGCCAGCCGGCCGGCGGCATCGAATACAACGGCAGCGAGCTGCGCGTCAAGGGCCTGGGCTGGAACACCGAGCAGGCGCGCCGCGCGGCCGCCTCGCTCAAGGGCCAGGGCTATGCCGTGGCCCTGCAGGGTGACACCCTGGTGGTGTCGCCGGAGGCCTTGCCATGACGCTGGCCGCCCGCTTGCGATCGCTGCCGCAGGCCGCGGCCCTGCGCGAGCGCTGGCAGAAGCTGGCGCCGCGCGAGAAAGCTTACGTGGCGGCCGCCGCCGGCCTGCTGCTGCTCGCCCTGCTGTGGTGGGTGCTGGTGGCGCCGGCGCTGGCCACGCTGCGTGGCGCCGAGGCGCAGCACCGCGCGCTGGATGCCCAGCTGCAGCGCATGCTGGCCTTGCAATCCCAGGCCCAGGCCATGCAGTCGCAGCCGCGCCAGAACGCCGACGAGGCGCTGCGCGCGCTGGAGGCCTCGGTGCGCCAGATGCTGGGCGCCGGCGCCCGCATGGTGGTAGGCGGCGACCGCGTGACCCTCACCGTGTCCGGCGTGCGTGGCGATGCGCTTGCGCAGTGGCTGACGCAGGCGCGGGTCAACGCCCGCTCGCTGCCCGCCGAAGCCCGCCTGAACCGCAACGCCAACGGCCTGTGGGACGGCACCCTGGTGCTGGCCCTGCCGCCCCGCTGAGGCCGCGCCCGCCATCCGCCACGTGGCCCGACGCCTTTCCACCGCCTCCGCCCTGCAGACCCGGCCCGCCTGGGGCTGGGCCGCCGCCGGTGCCGTGCTCGGGCTGCTGGCGGCGCTGGTGTTCTTCATTCCCGCCTCCTGGGCCGCTGCCGCGCTGTCCGGCGCCACGGCCGGCCGGCTGCTGCTGGACGAGCCGCGCGGCACGGTCTGGAACGGCTCGGCCCGCCTGGTGCTGACCGGCGGCGCGGGCAGCCGGGACGCGGCGGCCCTGCCCTCGCGGCTGCAATGGCGGCTGCGCCCGGCCGCCACCGGCATGCGGCTGGAGGTCGAGGCGCCCTGCTGCACGACCCAGCCGCTGGCGCTGCGCATCCAGCCGCGCTGGGGCGGCGCCGCCGTCGCGGCGGCCGACGGCGCATCGCGCTGGCCGGCCGCGCTGCTGGCCGGGCTGGGCACGCCCTGGAACACGCTGCAGCTGGATGGCGAGCTGCAGCTGGCCACCCGAGGCTTGTCAGTAGAATGGACCGCAGGACGGCTGCAGGTGCAGGGCCAGGCCGAACTGCAGGCGGTGAACCTGTCGTCCCGCCTCACCACCTTGAGGCCCATGGGCAGCTACCGCATCGTCCTGGCCGGAGGCGCCACGCCGACGCTGCAGGTCTCCACCCTGGAAGGTCCCCTGCAGCTGGCCGGCAGCGGCCAGTGGATCGGCTCGCGGCTGCGGTTCACCGGCCAGGCCAGCGCCGAACCCGAGCGCGAGGCCGCCCTGGGCAACCTGCTGAACATCATCGGGCGGCGCGAAGGTGCGCGCTCCATCATCACCATAGGCTGAAGCCATGCCATTCCGTATTGCCGTCGTTTCCCTCGCTGCAGCCGCCTTGCTGGCGGGGGCCCCGGCCTTCTCGCAGACCCAGGCCCAGACCCGGCGCCAGGCGTCGCCCGAGCCGGTGACGCTGAACTTCAACAACGCCGAGATCGAGGCGGTGGCGCGCACCATGGCCGCCATCACCGGCCGCAACATCGTGGTCGACCCGCGCGTCAAGGGCGTGATCACGCTGACCACCGAGCGCCCGGTGAGCCCGCAGACCGCGTACAACCAGTTCCTGGCGACGCTGCGCCTGTCCGGCTTCACCGTGGTGGACTCCGGCGGGCTGCTCAAGGTGGTACCCGAGGCCGAGGCCAAGCTGCAGGGAGGGCCGGTGTCGGTGGGCCGGGCGCCGGCGGGCAACCAGATCGTCACGCAGATTTTCCGCCTCAACCACGAGACCGCCAACAACCTGGTGCCCATCCTGCGGCCGCTGATCAGCCCCAACAACACCATCAACGTGAACCCCGGCAACAACTCGCTGGTGATCACCGACTACGCCGACAACCTGCAGCGGCTGGGCCGCATCATCGCGGCGCTGGACGTGTCCAACGCCACCGACGTGGAGGTGCTGCCCTTGCGCCACGGACTGGCGGCCGACCTGGCGCCGGTGGTGCAGCGGCTGGTGGACTCCAGCGGCGGCCCCGCCGCGGGCGGTCCGCCCGGCCAGGGGGTGGGAGGCGACGCCGCGCTGCGCACCACGGTGCTGCCGGAAGTGCGCAGCAACTCGCTGATCGTGCGTGCCGCCAACCCGGCCCGGCTGAACCTGGTGCGCACCCTGGTCGAGCGGCTGGACCAGCCGACCTCGCAGAACCCCACGGGCAACATCTACGTGGTCTACCTGAAGAACGCCGAAGCCACGCGCCTGGCCGTGACGCTGCGGGCGGCGATGGCCGGGCTCGGCACGGGCGGCACCGCGGGCGGCGGTGCCGCCGGCGGGGTGGGTGGCGGCGTGGCGGGTGGCGCCGGCGCGTCCATTCCTGCGCCGTCCTCCGCCGGATCGGTCAACGCCGGCCTCGGCGCGGGCGGGGTCAGCAGCGCGGCCGCGGCCCCCATCCAGCCCACGGCGGCGCCCTCCACCGGCGGCCAGATCCAGGCCGACCCGGCGACCAACGCGCTGATCATCACCGCGCCCGAGCCGCAGTACCGCCAGCTGCGCGCGGTGATCGACCGGCTGGACTCGCGCCGCGCCCAGGTCTACGTGGAGAGCCTGATCGCCGAGGTCAATGCCGACAAGGCCGCCGAGTTCGGCGTGCAGTGGCAGAACCTGATCGGCAATATCAACAACAACATCGTCGGCGCCATCGGCACCAACTTCACCATCGCCGGCGCCAACATCATCAACCTGGCCGCGGGCATCGCGGGCGGCGAGCCGACCACGCTGCCGTCCACCGGGGGCAACATCGGCATCGCCCGCAACATCGGCGGCACGCCCGTGCTGGCGGCGCTGGCGCGCTTTCTGGAGACCAATGCCGACGGCAACGTGCTGTCCACGCCCAACCTGCTGACGCTGGACAACGAGGAGGCCAAGATCGTGATCGGCCAGAACGTGCCCTTCGTCACCGGCCAGTTCACCAACACCGGCGCCAGCAACGGCTCGGTCAACCCGTTCCAGACCATCGAACGCAGGGACGTGGGCCTCACCCTGCGGGTGCGGCCGCAGATCAGCGAGAACGGCACGGTGAAGATGCAGATCTTCCAGGAGGTCTCCAGCGTGGACGCCAGTTCCGTCAACTCCCCCAGCGGCCTGATCACCAACAAGCGCTCCATCGAGTCCAACGTGATCGTGGACGACAGCTCCATCGTGGTGCTGGGCGGCCTGCTGCAGGACGAGTACGCGGGCCGCCAGGAAAAAATCCCCCTGCTGGGCGACGTGCCGGTGCTGGGCAACCTGTTCCGGGCCGAGACGCGCAGCCGCCGCAAGACCAACCTGATGGTGTTCCTGCGGCCGGTGGTGGTGCGCGACTCCGGGCAGAGCGACGAGCTTTCGCTGGACCGCTACGACCTGATGCGCGGCAAGCAGGAAGCGGCGCAGCCCCGCCCCAGCAGCGTGCTGCAGATCAACGCCGCGCCGGTGCTGCCGCCCGCTCCCGTGCCCGTGCCGCCGTCCGTCCGCCCGGCGCCGCCGCCCGGCCCGCCGGTGCCGGCCGAGATGGCTCCGCCCTCCACGACCCGCTGACACCATGGCCCGTTATCCCCTGCCTTATGCCTTCGCCCGCGGCAGCCAGCTGCTGCTGGAGGAAGACGGCGACTCCCTGACCCTGTGGCACGCCGGCATGCCGCCCGGCAGCGCCTGGACCGAGGTGATGCGCAAGTGGCGCGTGCGCGCCCTGCAGCAGCTCGATGCCTCCGCGCTGGCGCAGCGCATTAGCGCGGCCTATGCCCAGGGCGAGTCCAGCGCGGCCACCGTCGTGAGCGAAGTGCAGAACGACGCCGACCTCTCGCGCATCATGCAGGAGCTGCCGGCGGTGGAAGACCTGCTGGAGACCAGCGACGACGCGCCCATCATCCGCATGCTGAACGCGCTGCTGACGCAGGCCGCGCGCGACGGCGCCAGCGACATCCACATCGAGCCCTACGAGCGCCATTCGTCGGTGCGCTTCCGTGTCGACGGCACGCTGCGCGAGGTGGTGCAGCCCAACCGGGCGTTGCACGCGGCACTGATCTCGCGCCTGAAGATCATGGCCGAGCTCGACATCGCCGAGAAGCGCCTGCCGCAGGACGGCCGCATCTCCCTGCGCATCGGCACGCGGGCGGTGGACGTGCGCGTCTCCACCCTGCCCAGCGCCCACGGCGAGCGGGCGGTGCTGCGCCTGCTGGACAAGAGCGAAAGCAAGCTCAGCCTGGAGTCGGTGGGCATGACGGGCGAGACGCTGCGGCGCTTCCTCAACCTCA is from Ramlibacter tataouinensis TTB310 and encodes:
- a CDS encoding prepilin-type N-terminal cleavage/methylation domain-containing protein; its protein translation is MPTWAAGSKGAPTLPHCVSLAAPRGGLRALGRPGGAHRLRSAGFTLMELLVVVAIIAFASAGVSFALRDSAAAQLEREALRLASLLESARAQSRASGLPLRWRSVEGGFRFEGAAPNTLPERWLGEQTRVLGAPVLLLGPEPIIGAQEVVLVSPALPQRALRVTTDGLRPFSVVGESGP
- the gspN gene encoding type II secretion system protein N codes for the protein MARRLSTASALQTRPAWGWAAAGAVLGLLAALVFFIPASWAAAALSGATAGRLLLDEPRGTVWNGSARLVLTGGAGSRDAAALPSRLQWRLRPAATGMRLEVEAPCCTTQPLALRIQPRWGGAAVAAADGASRWPAALLAGLGTPWNTLQLDGELQLATRGLSVEWTAGRLQVQGQAELQAVNLSSRLTTLRPMGSYRIVLAGGATPTLQVSTLEGPLQLAGSGQWIGSRLRFTGQASAEPEREAALGNLLNIIGRREGARSIITIG
- the gspI gene encoding type II secretion system minor pseudopilin GspI, with translation MKRHNRQRGFTLIEILVALGIVAIALVAGLQATTALTNNAIRQSEMMLAQICAENELVKARLARQMPGVGDTSLVCQQGEVQLEVTVTVAPTPNPNFRRVDARVHQGALTLLRVSTVLGRF
- a CDS encoding GspE/PulE family protein: MARYPLPYAFARGSQLLLEEDGDSLTLWHAGMPPGSAWTEVMRKWRVRALQQLDASALAQRISAAYAQGESSAATVVSEVQNDADLSRIMQELPAVEDLLETSDDAPIIRMLNALLTQAARDGASDIHIEPYERHSSVRFRVDGTLREVVQPNRALHAALISRLKIMAELDIAEKRLPQDGRISLRIGTRAVDVRVSTLPSAHGERAVLRLLDKSESKLSLESVGMTGETLRRFLNLIAQPHGIILVTGPTGSGKTTTLYAALSRLDANTSNIMTVEDPIEYELPGIGQTQVNAKIDLDFAKALRAILRQDPDVIMIGEIRDYETAQIAIQASLTGHLVLATLHTNDAASAVNRLIDMGVEPFLLSSSLLGVLAQRLVRKLCSHCHGPGCGECGQTGYQGRTGVFELMVTDEHIRALIHNRAAEADLRNAALAAGMTLMRDDGERLVREGITSREELVRVTRE
- the gspM gene encoding type II secretion system protein GspM encodes the protein MTLAARLRSLPQAAALRERWQKLAPREKAYVAAAAGLLLLALLWWVLVAPALATLRGAEAQHRALDAQLQRMLALQSQAQAMQSQPRQNADEALRALEASVRQMLGAGARMVVGGDRVTLTVSGVRGDALAQWLTQARVNARSLPAEARLNRNANGLWDGTLVLALPPR
- the gspK gene encoding type II secretion system minor pseudopilin GspK yields the protein MTARPTAQRGAALLAAMLTVALVATFAAAALWQQWRSVEVEAAERSRMQSSWVLTGALDWARLILREDVRSNSSGGADHLAEPWAVPLQEARLSTFLAADRNSSAEGGDSENAFLSGDIVDLQSQLNVNNLVESGRISETGLRSFQRLFDLLGLPAAELSLLSENLRLATAISAENAPADMAPLAPQRVDQLVWLGLSPQTVAVLEPHVTVLPARTPVNLNTANAEVIYAAVGGISLADAQRLVSERTRAHFRSLGDASRALGGSQQTVLDGSASVASRFFEVRGRLRLGDTVVQERSVVQRDGLDIRTLSRERGVAAPSPDAQAAGTGR
- the gspD gene encoding type II secretion system secretin GspD, which codes for MPFRIAVVSLAAAALLAGAPAFSQTQAQTRRQASPEPVTLNFNNAEIEAVARTMAAITGRNIVVDPRVKGVITLTTERPVSPQTAYNQFLATLRLSGFTVVDSGGLLKVVPEAEAKLQGGPVSVGRAPAGNQIVTQIFRLNHETANNLVPILRPLISPNNTINVNPGNNSLVITDYADNLQRLGRIIAALDVSNATDVEVLPLRHGLAADLAPVVQRLVDSSGGPAAGGPPGQGVGGDAALRTTVLPEVRSNSLIVRAANPARLNLVRTLVERLDQPTSQNPTGNIYVVYLKNAEATRLAVTLRAAMAGLGTGGTAGGGAAGGVGGGVAGGAGASIPAPSSAGSVNAGLGAGGVSSAAAAPIQPTAAPSTGGQIQADPATNALIITAPEPQYRQLRAVIDRLDSRRAQVYVESLIAEVNADKAAEFGVQWQNLIGNINNNIVGAIGTNFTIAGANIINLAAGIAGGEPTTLPSTGGNIGIARNIGGTPVLAALARFLETNADGNVLSTPNLLTLDNEEAKIVIGQNVPFVTGQFTNTGASNGSVNPFQTIERRDVGLTLRVRPQISENGTVKMQIFQEVSSVDASSVNSPSGLITNKRSIESNVIVDDSSIVVLGGLLQDEYAGRQEKIPLLGDVPVLGNLFRAETRSRRKTNLMVFLRPVVVRDSGQSDELSLDRYDLMRGKQEAAQPRPSSVLQINAAPVLPPAPVPVPPSVRPAPPPGPPVPAEMAPPSTTR
- a CDS encoding PulJ/GspJ family protein, whose amino-acid sequence is MRILRRSGGFTLVELLVALFAMAILAILSWRGLDGMTRAQAQTQARADEVLALQVGLAQWSADLDALVQFPQTTALDWNGRVLRLTRHAGPGADSGARVVGWTRRIVNGQGRWLRWQSQPLTTRAQLEQAWLTADAWSQNAVLDELRSEVAITPLLDWQIFYFRGDAWTNPQSSDATGVTGATPPPPGTPPPTSSPAAGRVNPGGRVSVLPDGVRLVLNLPPGQPISGLLTIDWVRPTVGGGKS
- the gspL gene encoding type II secretion system protein GspL; translation: MSSLFVLLPTEPATAGTEFGFVLTPDGQTVGEHGSAPAALLPAPAGAAAEVVAVVPAAALSWHQVELPKGLSAASPRLRAVLEGLLEERLLDEPEALHFALQPQPPAGAPAWVAVCERAWLRAGVQALEAAGRPVGRIVPEFTPQDPPAVHAIGEPESALLVAASAGGVLALPLTAASLPLLPALPEHSVCTAEPAVAAQAEQLLQQPVTLQLPAQRWLLAAQSRWDLAQFDFASSLRARRLKKLATGGAELLRAPQWRPARWGAALLVAANLVGLNAWAWKERAALDDKRERVREVLTQTFPQVKVVVDAPVQMEREVAALRRATGASSGRDLEAMLSALASLGAGQPAGGIEYNGSELRVKGLGWNTEQARRAAASLKGQGYAVALQGDTLVVSPEALP